A window of the Bdellovibrio sp. ZAP7 genome harbors these coding sequences:
- a CDS encoding NAD-dependent epimerase/dehydratase family protein gives MSSDFWRGRRVFITGHTGFRGSHLALTLKKAGAEVFGFSLSPSTNPNFFEVANVGQGLSSTFGDVRDVAALKASLEFSQAEVVFHLAGGGGLRDSWDKVSETYSSQVMGSVNLLECLRETATVRAVVFLSSDKVYRPSKADLVETDPLAGGAPAATAKACTDLILESYLQGVFAPEKYNKHKIALASARMGSVIGGGDFSPESFIWQLAQANQAGLDLPLKNPDSIRPWMHVDDAVSALMMLAKALLEQGPKASGGWNFGVGSAHQMSVGQAAEIFKSKYGNSKAQEFQLTSKGSTHGMLNSEKAKNQLSWSPQITVEAGLQRTAEWYKNYFA, from the coding sequence ATGAGTTCTGATTTCTGGCGGGGTCGCAGAGTTTTTATTACCGGTCACACGGGCTTTCGCGGCAGCCACCTGGCACTCACTCTTAAAAAAGCGGGTGCCGAAGTTTTTGGATTTTCTTTAAGTCCTTCCACCAATCCCAACTTTTTTGAAGTCGCCAATGTCGGTCAAGGCTTGAGCTCCACTTTTGGAGACGTGCGCGATGTCGCGGCTTTAAAAGCTTCTCTGGAGTTTTCTCAAGCCGAAGTGGTTTTTCATTTAGCCGGTGGCGGTGGCTTGCGGGATTCCTGGGATAAAGTTTCTGAAACCTATTCCTCCCAAGTTATGGGCTCCGTGAACTTACTTGAATGTCTACGAGAGACAGCCACAGTTCGCGCGGTTGTGTTTTTATCCTCTGATAAAGTTTATCGTCCCTCAAAAGCTGATTTAGTCGAAACGGATCCTCTGGCCGGTGGAGCCCCTGCTGCGACGGCAAAGGCCTGCACTGATTTGATTTTGGAATCTTACCTGCAAGGTGTATTTGCTCCTGAGAAATATAATAAGCATAAAATTGCTCTCGCCTCAGCACGCATGGGCTCGGTCATCGGCGGAGGAGATTTTTCTCCCGAGAGTTTCATCTGGCAATTGGCTCAAGCAAATCAAGCGGGCTTGGATTTGCCTTTAAAAAATCCTGATTCCATTCGTCCCTGGATGCACGTGGATGATGCGGTCTCTGCACTTATGATGTTAGCCAAGGCTTTGTTAGAGCAAGGCCCCAAAGCTTCAGGGGGATGGAATTTCGGAGTCGGTAGCGCACATCAAATGTCCGTCGGCCAGGCGGCCGAGATTTTTAAATCCAAATATGGCAATAGCAAAGCTCAGGAATTTCAACTGACCTCTAAGGGCTCCACTCACGGCATGCTTAATAGCGAAAAAGCCAAGAACCAGCTTTCTTGGAGTCCACAAATTACAGTCGAAGCAGGACTGCAAAGAACGGCCGAGTGGTATAAGAACTATTTTGCTTAA
- the pstC gene encoding phosphate ABC transporter permease subunit PstC, which translates to MRRLKERLIEGALFLAAASSVFVTLGIVGILITESIPFFEHVSIWDFLTDREWTPLFENAHYGILPLLCGTFLTTIIALIIAIPLGTVAAAFLSEYVRPNVREVLKPVLELLAAVPTVVYGYFALLFVTPLLQKVFPSMGGFNVLSAGLVMGVMIIPYISSLSEDAMRAVPGHLREASFAVGASRMQTAFRVVIPAAFSGITSAYILGISRALGETMVVAIAAGMQPNLTLNPLEPSATITAFIVQVSLGDLPHGSIGYQSIYVAGLSLLCLTLCFNVIGLWLRKKFQEKE; encoded by the coding sequence ATGCGCCGTTTGAAGGAACGCTTAATCGAGGGCGCTTTATTCCTGGCGGCAGCAAGCTCCGTATTTGTAACCTTGGGGATCGTCGGTATCCTGATTACCGAAAGTATTCCATTTTTTGAACACGTAAGCATTTGGGATTTCCTGACAGACCGTGAGTGGACGCCGTTATTTGAAAATGCCCATTATGGAATTTTGCCGCTGCTTTGCGGGACATTCTTAACGACAATCATCGCGTTGATCATCGCGATTCCCTTGGGAACAGTGGCGGCAGCATTCTTAAGTGAATATGTTCGTCCGAATGTGCGTGAAGTGTTAAAGCCGGTTTTAGAGCTATTGGCAGCGGTGCCAACGGTGGTTTACGGTTACTTTGCTCTTTTGTTCGTGACCCCACTTTTGCAAAAAGTTTTCCCTTCCATGGGGGGCTTTAACGTACTCAGTGCAGGGCTCGTGATGGGTGTGATGATCATTCCTTACATCAGCAGCTTAAGTGAAGATGCCATGCGCGCAGTGCCCGGACATTTGCGTGAAGCTTCGTTTGCAGTGGGTGCTTCTCGTATGCAGACGGCCTTCCGTGTGGTTATTCCGGCGGCTTTCTCGGGTATCACGTCAGCTTACATCCTGGGTATTTCCCGTGCGCTGGGGGAGACGATGGTCGTTGCGATCGCAGCCGGCATGCAGCCAAATCTCACTTTAAATCCTCTTGAGCCCTCAGCTACGATCACAGCTTTTATCGTGCAAGTAAGTCTGGGAGATCTCCCGCACGGATCGATTGGATATCAATCGATCTATGTCGCGGGACTCAGTCTTCTGTGTCTAACGTTATGTTTTAATGTGATTGGTTTGTGGCTTCGTAAAAAGTTTCAGGAGAAGGAATAG
- a CDS encoding glycosyltransferase: MENVGLTDLFSTLTYSVIIATSVFILDDLFIDLIALIKRLRPLAISKQTLQLMKQMDQKSIAIMIANWKEAEVIGPMIRGNIRGIDYHNYKFFLGVYPNDTATWEEAARLEKLYPDKVTVVVNSEPGPTSKGQMLNEIARQILESEKQTGKRMDLFLLQDSEDVLHPHAFSLLNYFSREADFIQIPVFSFDVPKTSLVGGVYIDEFSESHTKDLLVRQALGAAIPSAGVGTCISREFVKAMMLHQEGQLMKEDTLTEDYHLGITAKPMGFKSRFVCAQLVDENGGREFIATREYFPNKFTASVRQKSRWTLGIAYQGLANLQWSGGLIDRYFLLRDRKGPACSVLTVFSLIVLLGMISLQMVDGEIPPLLRTDFFSVLLTFNALAMFLRIVQRMSAVNRVNDFSQAAMVPVRWLVANAVNVLASLKAHLQYRESVKTGKRPVWIKTEHQMPAHFGMDLSEVEVQTK, translated from the coding sequence ATGGAGAACGTGGGACTAACAGACCTATTTTCAACGCTTACATATTCCGTAATCATCGCGACCAGCGTTTTTATCTTGGATGATCTTTTTATTGATCTGATCGCCCTTATTAAACGTCTTCGCCCACTGGCGATCTCGAAGCAGACCTTGCAATTGATGAAGCAAATGGACCAAAAATCCATCGCCATCATGATCGCAAATTGGAAAGAGGCCGAAGTCATCGGTCCTATGATCCGCGGAAATATCCGCGGCATCGACTATCATAACTATAAATTCTTTTTGGGGGTTTACCCCAATGACACAGCAACTTGGGAAGAGGCCGCTCGTTTAGAAAAGCTCTATCCAGATAAAGTAACAGTGGTTGTGAATTCAGAACCAGGACCCACTTCCAAAGGGCAAATGCTGAACGAAATTGCCCGACAAATTCTGGAATCAGAAAAACAGACCGGAAAAAGAATGGATTTATTCCTGCTGCAAGACTCTGAAGATGTTTTGCACCCCCATGCCTTTTCGCTTCTAAACTATTTTAGTCGCGAGGCCGACTTTATTCAAATTCCCGTGTTCTCCTTTGATGTCCCAAAAACTTCCTTGGTCGGGGGAGTGTACATTGATGAATTCAGTGAGTCCCACACCAAAGATCTTTTAGTACGGCAGGCTCTCGGGGCAGCAATTCCGTCGGCCGGAGTGGGGACATGTATTTCTCGTGAATTCGTCAAAGCCATGATGCTTCATCAAGAGGGCCAATTGATGAAGGAAGACACTTTGACTGAAGACTATCACTTAGGAATCACGGCAAAGCCCATGGGGTTTAAATCGCGTTTCGTCTGTGCTCAGTTGGTCGATGAAAATGGCGGCAGAGAATTCATCGCGACACGTGAATACTTCCCGAATAAGTTCACCGCCAGCGTTCGCCAAAAATCCCGTTGGACCTTAGGAATTGCATATCAAGGTCTTGCGAACCTTCAGTGGTCCGGTGGATTGATTGACCGTTACTTTTTACTGCGGGATCGAAAAGGTCCTGCGTGCAGTGTGCTAACCGTTTTTTCCCTGATCGTACTTTTGGGTATGATCTCATTGCAAATGGTGGACGGTGAAATTCCACCTCTTTTGCGCACGGATTTTTTCTCCGTACTCTTGACCTTTAATGCTCTAGCGATGTTTTTAAGAATTGTGCAAAGAATGTCTGCTGTGAACCGCGTGAATGATTTCAGCCAGGCCGCAATGGTTCCGGTGCGCTGGTTGGTTGCGAACGCTGTTAATGTTCTGGCTTCGTTAAAAGCGCATTTGCAGTACCGGGAAAGTGTTAAAACAGGAAAACGACCCGTGTGGATTAAAACCGAACACCAGATGCCAGCGCATTTCGGAATGGATCTCTCCGAGGTCGAGGTTCAAACCAAATGA
- a CDS encoding glycosyltransferase: protein MIALIVPCYNEEKRLHIENFIQHHDLGIDFFFVDDGSKDKTAEIIEQASQKHAFIHLVRMDKNRGKAEAVRHGMLEVYKKLSWDDRSWIGFWDADLATPLSEIPKMLQYSNLYENVDSIWCSRVYRLGADVKRSPLRHYLGRGFATLVGELLHVKSYDTQCGAKLFRPSIVPVAFKETFIGKWVFDVEILLRLKNHNVVEYPVTIWRDVPGSKVKISREIFRVFWEILKIRKKYIS, encoded by the coding sequence ATGATCGCACTTATTGTTCCTTGCTATAACGAAGAAAAGCGCCTGCACATTGAAAACTTTATCCAGCATCACGATCTGGGTATCGATTTTTTCTTTGTCGACGATGGCAGCAAGGACAAAACCGCGGAAATCATAGAGCAAGCCTCACAAAAGCATGCCTTTATCCATCTGGTACGTATGGATAAGAATCGCGGCAAAGCGGAAGCCGTTCGTCATGGGATGCTGGAAGTTTATAAAAAACTTAGCTGGGATGATAGATCTTGGATTGGATTTTGGGATGCGGATTTAGCGACTCCCCTGTCTGAAATTCCCAAAATGCTTCAGTATTCTAATCTTTATGAAAATGTTGATTCCATCTGGTGCAGCCGCGTTTATCGCCTGGGTGCTGATGTGAAAAGATCTCCGCTTCGTCACTATCTGGGCCGGGGCTTTGCAACTTTGGTGGGCGAGCTTTTGCACGTGAAAAGTTACGACACTCAATGTGGTGCTAAATTATTTAGACCCTCGATCGTTCCTGTGGCCTTTAAAGAAACGTTCATTGGTAAATGGGTTTTTGACGTAGAGATTTTACTGCGCCTGAAAAATCACAACGTCGTTGAATATCCTGTCACCATCTGGAGAGACGTTCCGGGTTCCAAAGTTAAAATCAGTCGTGAAATTTTCCGCGTGTTCTGGGAAATTTTGAAGATTCGCAAAAAATATATCTCATAG
- the pstB gene encoding phosphate ABC transporter ATP-binding protein PstB: MSNELVLRAEVKDLVFSYGEKKVLNGITLPIYENRVTALIGPSGCGKTTLLRCFNRMHDLYANAHYQGEITLHPDGINILGKDIDPMEVRMRIGMVFQKPNPFPKSIYENVAYGLKVRGVKKKAFIEERVEKSLQQAGLWTEVKDRLSSSATALSGGQQQRLCIARALATEPEILLLDEPTSALDPISTRHIEELIQELRKDVTIAIVTHSLHQAARVSDYTAFMYLGDLIEFGGSDQVFTNPKDQKTENYITGRFG, from the coding sequence ATGAGTAACGAATTAGTACTAAGAGCCGAAGTAAAAGATCTGGTTTTCTCTTATGGAGAGAAAAAGGTTTTGAACGGTATTACTTTGCCTATTTACGAAAACCGCGTGACGGCGCTGATTGGACCTTCCGGTTGTGGTAAGACGACTTTGCTTCGTTGTTTTAATCGTATGCATGATCTGTATGCGAATGCTCATTATCAAGGTGAAATCACTCTGCATCCGGATGGCATCAATATTTTGGGTAAAGACATTGATCCTATGGAAGTGCGCATGCGTATCGGGATGGTTTTTCAAAAACCAAATCCGTTTCCAAAAAGCATTTATGAAAACGTGGCTTACGGTCTAAAAGTTCGCGGTGTGAAAAAGAAAGCCTTCATCGAAGAGCGCGTTGAAAAGTCACTTCAGCAAGCCGGTCTTTGGACGGAAGTTAAAGATCGCTTGAGTTCTTCAGCAACGGCATTATCAGGCGGTCAGCAGCAACGTCTGTGCATCGCTCGCGCATTAGCAACAGAGCCAGAAATCTTGCTACTAGATGAGCCGACGTCTGCCTTGGATCCGATTTCCACTCGTCACATCGAAGAGCTTATTCAAGAGCTTCGTAAGGACGTGACCATCGCTATCGTCACGCACAGTCTGCATCAGGCAGCCCGTGTTTCAGATTATACGGCGTTTATGTACCTGGGTGATTTGATTGAATTCGGTGGAAGTGATCAAGTGTTTACGAATCCGAAAGATCAAAAGACCGAGAACTATATCACAGGCCGCTTCGGTTAA
- the pstA gene encoding phosphate ABC transporter permease PstA produces the protein MESRQDLLANIKRRQLWDFFFALAGLLALLFALVTLLALIVDLAMTGVPRINFDFFTNFPSRFPEKAGILSAWVGSFCIMLTTAFCAIPLGVAAAVYLEEYAKKNWVSSLIELNIVNLAGIPSITYGLMALGLFVYKLKLGQSILTAGLTLGLLVLPIIIVTTREAIRSIPNIIREASYAMGASKWQTIRYHILPYSSGGILTGVIISLSRAIGETAPLITIGALTFIAFLPTSPVDTHLPYLNFKWLMDPFTVMPIQMFNWLSRPQAAFHTNAAATGVVLLLMTLIMNGGAIWLRSRFRKKMKW, from the coding sequence ATGGAATCCAGACAAGACCTTCTTGCCAATATTAAACGTCGTCAGCTGTGGGATTTTTTCTTCGCACTGGCGGGGCTTCTTGCATTATTATTTGCTTTGGTGACGTTGCTTGCGTTGATTGTGGATCTGGCGATGACAGGTGTTCCGCGTATCAACTTTGATTTCTTCACAAACTTCCCATCGCGTTTCCCGGAAAAAGCAGGGATTTTGTCTGCGTGGGTGGGCTCTTTTTGTATCATGCTGACAACAGCATTCTGTGCGATTCCTTTGGGAGTGGCGGCAGCCGTTTACCTTGAAGAGTACGCTAAAAAGAACTGGGTTTCCTCCCTGATTGAACTCAATATCGTGAACCTGGCGGGAATTCCATCCATCACTTACGGTTTGATGGCACTTGGACTTTTTGTGTACAAATTAAAATTAGGTCAAAGTATTCTAACTGCGGGTCTAACTTTGGGTTTATTGGTGTTGCCAATCATTATCGTAACCACTCGTGAGGCCATCAGATCCATTCCCAATATTATTCGTGAAGCTAGCTACGCAATGGGAGCCAGCAAGTGGCAAACCATCCGCTATCATATTTTACCGTACTCTTCCGGTGGTATTTTGACTGGCGTGATTATTTCCCTTTCGCGTGCGATCGGTGAAACAGCTCCTTTGATCACGATTGGTGCCTTGACGTTTATCGCGTTTTTACCAACGTCGCCGGTTGATACGCATTTACCGTATTTAAATTTCAAATGGTTGATGGATCCGTTCACAGTCATGCCGATTCAAATGTTTAACTGGTTGTCTCGTCCCCAAGCGGCGTTCCACACGAATGCAGCAGCCACCGGTGTGGTGTTGTTGTTGATGACGTTGATAATGAATGGGGGAGCCATCTGGCTTCGTTCCCGCTTCCGCAAAAAAATGAAGTGGTAA
- a CDS encoding PstS family phosphate ABC transporter substrate-binding protein, protein MKYLQLLSALLIFAASLIFSSHAHAQVPVIRIDGSSTVFPITEAMAEEYQTSKRGKVRVTVGISGTGGGFKKFCRGETDIQNASRPIQAAEIEKCRAKGVTFIELPIAYDATAIIVSPKNTWLKSITVDELKKMWQPAAQGKVMLWSDVNPAWPKEKMKLYGAGSDSGTFDYFTEAIVGKAKASRGDYTASEDDNTLVTGVANDPNALGYIPLAYAEENVSKLRMVPVVGGEKSPKKMEAVIPARKTVETGDYFPLSRPVFIYVSATSLAKPEILEFANFFLKQCPTIVPEVKYVPLPGSAYTIGQDHIKIKKVGTVFGGHSEIGIKIEDLMKRESAQ, encoded by the coding sequence ATGAAATACCTTCAGTTACTGTCAGCTTTGCTTATATTTGCAGCATCTTTGATTTTTAGTTCGCACGCGCACGCTCAAGTGCCAGTGATTCGCATTGATGGATCCAGCACTGTGTTCCCAATTACTGAAGCCATGGCTGAGGAGTATCAAACTTCCAAACGCGGTAAAGTCCGTGTGACAGTGGGCATCTCTGGTACTGGTGGTGGCTTTAAAAAATTCTGCCGTGGTGAAACGGACATTCAAAATGCCTCTCGTCCCATTCAAGCTGCTGAAATTGAAAAGTGTCGTGCAAAAGGTGTGACGTTTATCGAGCTTCCAATTGCATATGATGCGACAGCCATTATCGTAAGTCCTAAAAACACCTGGCTTAAATCCATCACGGTTGATGAGCTTAAAAAAATGTGGCAACCAGCAGCTCAGGGTAAAGTGATGTTGTGGTCTGATGTGAATCCCGCTTGGCCAAAAGAAAAAATGAAGCTTTACGGTGCAGGTTCTGATTCCGGGACTTTCGATTACTTTACGGAAGCTATTGTCGGCAAAGCTAAAGCTTCACGTGGAGACTATACGGCCAGCGAAGACGACAACACCTTGGTCACGGGAGTTGCGAATGACCCCAATGCCTTGGGATATATTCCACTGGCATACGCGGAAGAGAATGTTTCAAAACTTCGCATGGTGCCAGTCGTGGGTGGCGAGAAATCACCAAAAAAAATGGAAGCAGTCATCCCAGCTCGCAAAACGGTTGAAACGGGGGATTACTTCCCACTTTCAAGACCGGTGTTCATCTACGTCAGTGCAACGTCGTTGGCTAAGCCTGAAATTTTGGAATTCGCCAATTTCTTCTTAAAGCAATGTCCAACTATCGTTCCTGAAGTTAAGTATGTTCCACTTCCAGGGTCTGCTTATACGATCGGGCAAGATCACATCAAAATCAAAAAAGTGGGAACTGTATTCGGTGGCCACTCTGAGATCGGGATTAAGATCGAAGACCTGATGAAGCGCGAAAGCGCACAGTAA
- a CDS encoding PAS domain-containing protein, with protein sequence MAEEILKNQKNLVEQVFEFLPSAVYLFDLQTGTMAWFNENVASRFGWTQEQLRAMGQNYWPTVMHPDDLGTLEKSRDYVLNKMVDGEVLHFEYRFKDVWGQYHWIDDRISVFKRDDKGVPISVVGIAAVIDDQKAHEMQLSQTLEKLNLSLSAAKMATFEYDPVAPIGVWDKRMFELHGEQPNEDPLETFRRRVLPEDREPSYSAFMDAYNRNDPEIYIRYRVRHDDGSIHHINMYGRKQESQMGTRFYGVAWDSTREIQTEKQIAETQAKMISAAKMAALGEMSGGIAHEINNPLTVIQARSFQLTQMVEQEKLDPEKIKQAAESISKTADKIARIIKSLRSFSREGEQDPFELVSAKAMVEETLEFCKTRFYNYGVELEVSPIDEDFEIECRVIQVEQVLLNLLNNSFDAAQKSEEKWIRVDAVEYGDYIDIRVTDSGPRIPDDVAQKIMQPFFTTKELGKGTGLGLSISSGIMKNHKGSLFLDRGAANTTFVMRLPRLQ encoded by the coding sequence ATGGCTGAAGAAATTTTGAAGAACCAAAAAAATCTTGTGGAGCAGGTTTTTGAATTCCTGCCGAGTGCTGTCTACCTGTTTGATTTACAAACAGGCACCATGGCGTGGTTTAACGAAAATGTCGCTAGCCGCTTCGGTTGGACTCAAGAACAGCTTCGAGCCATGGGCCAAAATTACTGGCCCACAGTGATGCATCCTGACGATTTAGGAACCCTGGAAAAGTCCCGTGATTATGTTTTGAACAAAATGGTGGACGGCGAAGTCCTGCACTTTGAGTATCGCTTTAAAGATGTATGGGGTCAGTATCACTGGATTGATGATCGTATTTCTGTTTTTAAACGCGATGATAAAGGTGTTCCGATCAGCGTTGTCGGAATTGCCGCAGTCATTGATGATCAAAAAGCACACGAAATGCAGCTTTCGCAAACTTTGGAGAAATTAAATCTCTCGTTGTCAGCTGCAAAGATGGCGACTTTTGAATACGACCCGGTGGCTCCGATCGGTGTGTGGGACAAACGCATGTTTGAACTTCACGGAGAACAACCCAATGAAGATCCTTTAGAAACCTTCCGTCGTCGTGTTTTGCCGGAAGATCGAGAGCCTTCGTACTCCGCCTTTATGGACGCTTATAATCGTAACGATCCCGAAATTTATATTCGCTATCGAGTTCGCCACGATGATGGCTCCATTCATCACATCAACATGTATGGCCGAAAACAAGAATCACAGATGGGCACTCGGTTTTATGGTGTGGCCTGGGATTCGACGCGTGAAATTCAAACGGAAAAGCAAATTGCGGAAACCCAGGCGAAAATGATTTCCGCTGCGAAAATGGCAGCCCTTGGTGAAATGTCTGGGGGCATCGCTCACGAAATTAACAACCCTTTGACCGTCATTCAGGCGCGCTCCTTTCAACTGACCCAGATGGTGGAGCAAGAAAAACTCGATCCCGAAAAAATCAAACAGGCCGCGGAAAGTATCAGCAAGACCGCTGACAAAATCGCAAGAATCATTAAATCCTTACGTTCCTTTTCCCGTGAAGGCGAACAAGATCCGTTTGAGTTGGTTTCCGCCAAAGCGATGGTTGAAGAAACCTTGGAATTCTGTAAAACGCGTTTTTACAATTACGGTGTGGAACTTGAGGTTTCTCCTATCGACGAAGATTTTGAAATCGAATGCCGGGTTATTCAAGTCGAGCAAGTGCTGTTAAATCTATTGAATAATTCGTTCGATGCGGCTCAAAAATCAGAGGAAAAATGGATTCGTGTCGACGCCGTCGAGTACGGAGACTATATCGATATTCGCGTGACAGATTCCGGTCCAAGAATTCCCGATGACGTGGCCCAAAAGATCATGCAGCCCTTCTTCACGACCAAGGAGCTTGGCAAAGGGACCGGCTTGGGACTC
- a CDS encoding acyltransferase produces MKTIEFFRKSFFSAAKYPALTGLRALAAYLVFTRHYPVLEDVSPTLSSMLSQGYLGVAIFFVLSGFLIHQTYGLTRRLSEEGLFVYFGRRFARIYPLYFVVCIATFVYANNYEPFDLFINLTMLKGFFNDVIFTGVAQAWSLTTEETFYFCAPIIFFFAKGWRRLALALIGTYCVGGLLTVIGSQLNWLGFFEDIYFTLEWSFFGRAFEFFAGIGLSMFLSSRKSVRSWKLPLATYTGVAGVMLTLYLLAVVGQERSDGLGIFSPKGIFLNNWFSVVFIVLLIYGLATESSLLSKLLSTRLFSLLGKSSYAFYLLQQGPLQNICDGNDLTVAETFGVTILVSIVVFALIEEPINHVIRSQLLKFKKSPVRVAHTEAAPVAVTTPVSAPAPAPAT; encoded by the coding sequence ATGAAGACGATTGAATTCTTTAGAAAGAGCTTTTTCAGTGCGGCCAAGTACCCGGCGTTAACGGGTTTGCGCGCGCTTGCGGCGTATTTAGTTTTCACTCGTCACTATCCAGTCCTTGAAGATGTTTCGCCAACACTTTCTTCGATGCTCTCTCAAGGTTATTTAGGGGTGGCGATCTTTTTTGTTCTGAGCGGTTTCTTGATTCATCAGACCTATGGACTTACACGCAGACTTTCTGAAGAAGGTCTCTTCGTTTATTTCGGCAGACGTTTTGCCAGAATCTATCCTCTTTACTTTGTGGTTTGTATTGCGACGTTTGTGTATGCGAATAACTACGAGCCTTTTGATCTCTTTATTAATCTCACAATGTTAAAGGGTTTTTTTAACGATGTGATCTTCACAGGGGTTGCTCAGGCTTGGTCTTTAACGACTGAAGAGACCTTTTACTTCTGCGCACCGATCATATTCTTTTTCGCCAAGGGCTGGCGCCGTCTCGCATTAGCTTTAATTGGCACTTATTGCGTGGGCGGTCTGCTAACGGTTATCGGCTCCCAACTTAATTGGCTGGGATTCTTCGAAGATATTTACTTCACTTTAGAGTGGAGTTTCTTTGGTCGAGCTTTTGAGTTTTTTGCCGGCATCGGTCTATCGATGTTTCTTTCTTCGCGTAAATCCGTTCGCTCCTGGAAACTGCCGCTTGCAACCTATACAGGTGTCGCCGGTGTGATGCTGACTTTGTATTTGTTGGCAGTGGTGGGGCAGGAGAGATCTGATGGTTTGGGTATTTTCAGTCCCAAGGGGATTTTCCTGAATAACTGGTTCTCTGTGGTATTTATCGTGTTGCTGATCTATGGACTGGCGACAGAGTCGAGCCTGCTTTCAAAGTTGCTCTCCACGCGATTGTTCAGTCTTTTGGGTAAAAGTTCCTATGCGTTCTATTTACTTCAACAGGGGCCGCTACAGAACATTTGTGATGGTAATGATCTGACCGTCGCTGAAACTTTCGGTGTGACTATCTTGGTTTCGATTGTGGTATTCGCTCTGATCGAAGAGCCGATCAATCATGTTATCCGTAGTCAGCTTCTAAAATTTAAGAAAAGCCCTGTTCGAGTCGCTCACACTGAGGCTGCACCGGTGGCAGTTACCACTCCGGTTTCTGCCCCAGCCCCAGCTCCCGCGACTTAA